The Engraulis encrasicolus isolate BLACKSEA-1 chromosome 4, IST_EnEncr_1.0, whole genome shotgun sequence genome includes a window with the following:
- the LOC134447025 gene encoding uncharacterized protein LOC134447025: protein MDSSDSSSDPETFFEVEESNPMLEYNGGGIMPYRYEPYLGELEPHDSESSDGEDEGGVAAAVADGGMPRDFGRLQHVEWCSCGRCEPMPTVDESVCCREQSRVCERREEGGAGIRCITEHLGFQPVCTNVHVLRTAYFHYRQDYGDVEGEEWKRYTAYRQFVRWCYEYLGRHVRVPLPSCVVCCIRRSFPSVNYMGFQDANNNP from the exons ATGGATTCCTCAGACTCATCCTCGGATCCTGAAACTTTTTTTGAAGTGGAGGAATCCAATCCGATGTTGGAGTATAATGGTGGGGGCATAATGCCATACAGGTATGAGCCATATCTTGGAGAGTTGGAGCCACACGACTCTGAAAGTTCAGATGGCGAGGATGAAggtggtgttgctgctgctgtggcagaCGGTGGGATGCCAAGGGACTTTGGCAGGCTACAGCATGTGGAATG GTGTTCGTGTGGGAGGTGTGAGCCCATGCCTACAGTAGACGAGTCGGTGTGCTGCCGTGAACAATCGAGGGtgtgcgagaggagagaggagggtggagcagGCATCCGCTGCATTACAGAGCACCTTGGCTTTCAGCCAGTTTGCACGAACGTGCACGTTCTGCGCACTGCCTACTTCCACTACCGGCAGGACTACGGGGACGTAGAGGGAGAAGA GTGGAAGAGGTACACCGCATATAGGCAGTTTGTGCGATGGTGCTACGAGTACCTGGGAAGACATGTCAGGGTCCCCTTACCTTcctgtgtggtgtgctgtatcCGGAGAAGTTTTCCCTCTGTTAATTACATGGGGTTCCAGGATGCCAACAACAACCCATGA